In Candidatus Dormiibacterota bacterium, the genomic stretch GAACACTTCTTGGGGGTTAAGGGTTCCGCGCTCCAGTAAAGGCTGCAGGCGCTCCATCCCCTGGCGCAGCGCGACGCCAAACCGCTCCTCCTCCGACCTGACCACCTCGGTGATCCGGTCGGCCTGCGTCCTGACCTCGGGGTATACGGGCCCCAGCAGGCGGGCGACGATGGGCACACCCGACGACAGGTGAACGGCCGGCCCGAGCCGGCGGGCATGGACCATGCCTCGCCGGACCAGACGCCGCAGGACATAGCCCCGCCCGTCATTGGCCGGTATCACTCCGTCGGCCAGCAGCATGGTGCTGCCGCGGGCATGGTCGGCGAGCACGCGAAACGAGACGTCGGTCTCCGGATTTGTCCCATAGGTTTTGCCCGCTTCTTGCGCAAAGTGCTGGATCAATGGCTGGAACGGATCGGTGTCGAAGAGCGACCGCTTCTGATTGACGACCGACGTGATGCGCTCGAGACCCATGCCCGTGTCAATGCCCTTCTTGGGAAGCGGGGTTCGGACACCCGCCTCGTCCCGGTTCCACGTAATGAAGACCAGGTTCCAGATCTCGAGAAAGCGATCGCAATACTCGCAGTTCGGCCCGCAGTCCGGCCGGCCACAGCTGTATTGCTCGCCCCAGTCGTAGTGGATCTCGGAGTCTGGTCCGCAGGGGCCGGTGGGACCCGCGGCCCAGAAGTTGTACTCGTCACCAAAGCGCCGAATCCGCTCGGGCGGGATGCCGGTCTTCTTCCAGATCTCGAAGCTCTCGTCATCGTCGTTGTGAATCCCGGCCCAGAGCCGCTCCTTTTCGAGCTTCAGGTCTTTGGTCAGGAATTCGTACGCGTAGGGAATGGCCTTCTCCTTGAAGTAGTCGCCGAAAGAGAAGTTGCCCAGCATCTCGAAAAAGGTGAGGTGATGGCCATCGTGGCCCACCACGTCGATGTCGACTGAGCGGAAGACCTTCTGACAGGTGGTGGCACGCGGGTAGGGCGGACGAGCCTGGCCCAGAAAGTACGGCTTGAACTGCACCATGCCGGCGCTGGTGAACAGGAGCGTAGGATCGCCGAACGGGATCAGGGAGGAGCTCGGTAACACCTTGTGGTCCCGCTCTTTGAAGACGTTGAGAAAACGCTGGCGGATGTCCGCGCTCGTCATATCTGGCCTGCGCGCTTACTCATTGTACTGAGTTCGAATTCAGTCGGGGATCCTTACCCGACGCCCGGCGTTACCAATGGCGCTAGCTGGAGACGGGCATCTCCCGCTTCAGTTGCTCGACGGCGGCCCGTTGCAGCCGCGAAACGTGCATCTGCGAGATGCCAAGCCGCTTTGCAACTTCCGCCTGGGGCAGCTCATCGACGAAGCGTAGATACATGATGCGCCGCTCGCGCGGCGTCAGGTGGCGCATCGCCTGGTCGAGCAGATCCTGCAGCTCCACCTTGTCGAGGTTCTCGTCTTCTCGCCCGAGACGTTCAGTTAGTTGAAGGCCGTCGTCGTCCTTGGGTGCAGGTCCGGTCGACTCGAACGGGATGGTACGCTGCGCGGGGCTCGCCTCCATCGCTTCCAGCACGTCTTCCGGTGGCAGCTCGAGCTCTTTGGCGATCTCGTTCACGGACGGCTGGCGACCGAGTTTCGCTTGCAGCCGCTGCGACGCGACATCGGCGCGCTGCATCGTTTCCTGGAGCCGGCGTGGCACCTTGACCGCCCAGCTCTTGTCCCGGAAGTAACGCTTGATTTCGCCAACGATGGTGGGCGTGGCGAAGGTCGAAAACTCCAGGCCGCGCTGCGGCTCGAAGCGCTCGATTGCCGCGAGCAGGCCAATGTAGCCGACCTGGACGATGTCCTCGAGCGGCTCGCCCCGGTTGCTGAATTTCTTGGCTAGGAAGATGACCAGGTTGTTGAACAGCTCAACAAGCTGCTGGCGGACCTCGGGGTCCTTCGTTTTCTGATACTGGAGGAACAGACGGCGAACGAGCTCTCGATTGGGTCGGACGGTGGGGCGCGAAGACGCTGGCGGGTCTACTCGATCAGGTATTTGACCATCCTCATCCGCAGGCTGCCCGTCTGGTCATCCACCTGGTAGCGGAGCTCATCGACGAACAGCCGGATCATGTTCAAACCAATGGTTTCATAGTCGAGCTCCGCCTCGTGGCGGGTGCGGCGCACGGTCGGCTGCTCCACCGCGCGCGGCGGTACGCTCCGCACCTCGACCTCGAGCCGCCGGGGCCGGCTCTTGAAGATCAATTTCAGCTGTCCGTTGCCACTCCCCCACTGTTGGGCGGCGGCGGCGCAGGCACTCTCGCAGGCCTGAGTGATGGCGATGTTCAGGTCGTCGATTTCCTGCACCGAGAACCCGACGACGAGACCCAGGGAGGCGGCGGCCCGCTTGGCGACGACGATGTAGTCGGGGACGGCCGGGAGCTTCAGTTCGGTGACGTAAGCGCTCGTGGTGGGCGCCTCGTGGCCAGTTGTCGCGGGCTGGTGGCGAAGTCGGTTTTCCCTCATGCTTCCTCCCGGTGCTGGCCGGCTGGTGATCTGCGACGGCGGCCGATTCCCCCAAGGGTGTCGCGCACGCGATCGCGCCAACCGGTGATCGCAGCACCGGTGGCGTTCATCGCCCGGTCGGCGGCCGTGAACTTGTCGTTGACGCCGCTAACCATGTCATCGATTTGCTGCAGGCTGTGCCGCAGCTCAGGGAGCGCCAACCGGGCCTCGTCGAGCGTCAGCGTCAGGATGGCCTCGATTGTCCGAAGGCTGCGCGTCATGTTCAGAAGGATGAAGGAGGCAAAGATGCTGAGCAGGAGAAACCCAATGCCGACCAGCAGCACGCCGACTTGCCACACCATCACGAACTCCTCTCGAGCTCCCCACTCGCGCGATATTGCCGTTGTTCTACCTCATTCGGGAGGTCGCCAAACGTGGCCGGGCGCGGTCTAGGCCGGCTGAGCACGCCGCACCCACGCCGTGACCGCCCATTGCAAGATGGCCAGCACCACCAGATCGTTGAGCGGGTGCAGCTCGCCAATGGCGAGCGGGGCACCCACGCCGGCCAGCCCTGCCGCCTCCCCGACGAGCACGGCCAGCGCGCTCAGACCCAGGCGGACCAGGTAGTGCGGCGCCCGTGGCGCCACCAGGTAGGCGAGCTGTGTGCCCAGCAGGATGACGAGCGTAGCCAGCACGAACACGGGCGGGATCGGCACAGGCAACCCGGCGAGTGTATCAGCCTCCGGACGGCTTGAAAAACGAAAGAGGCCCGGCCGGCTGGCCGAGCCTCTCTATCGAGGTTTCCTTCTAGTCGTTGTGCTGGTGCTGATCGCTGTTTTTCTTCGCGTCGGTCTTCTTGACGACCGGCTTGGTCGTGGTCTTGTCGTCTTTCTTGTCGGCCTCGCGGTCGTCCTTGTCGGCCGCGTTGCTGTCGTCCTTCTCGACCTTGGTTTTCTTGTCGGTATTCTTATGATCGCCGTCGTGGTTGCCACCGCCGGTCGGCGGTTTCACAACTGGGGGTGCCGGCGGCGTGAAGTCCGCGGTCAGGCCGGCGAGGTCCATCTGCAGCGAACCCCATCCGTTGGTATCGGTCACGGTCACGGTGGTCAGCGTCTTCCCGGTAGTCGCGACCGGGATCGTCAGCATGTCCAGGACGGCGGTCCCGCCACCCATCGACGGCTGGGCCGTGGTGGTCCACACCGGAGCGGCTGCCGCGTCGGTCAGCGTGTTCACGACACCGGCGGCACCGGTGCGCCACTCGCGCAGGTTCGCGCCGATGACGAGGTCCGTGCTCTGGGTCGTCGCGTCACTGAAGGTCAGCACCACAGTGCCCACGACGCTGCCCGCGTACCAGTTGTACGTGTTGGCGGTATTGAGCAGCAGGTAGACGGCTTTGGCGTTCTGGTACGAACCCGTGAAGGTCGCGGTGCCACCGTTGAGCAGCTTGACCGCGTTTCCGCTGGTCATGTCAAAGGTGTGGCCGCCCAGCGCCGCCTGGCCGGTCGGAGTCGTGCTGTAGTACCCGCTCAGCGAGAGCGTGGCCTGCGTGCCCAGGGCGACGGGTGCGTCTTGTGCATGGCCAAGAATGCTCGAAGCAGCGATCAAACTGGAAGCGAGAATGAGTCCTGTCGTCGATTTGGTGAAGAGGGCGGCGTTCATGGACCCTACTGTATGTTCCGTACCTTACGCCCGCGGTGGCGCCGATCTTGCATTGCGTGACGAGGCCGCAAAAGGCCCGTTACCGTTTCGAACCGGACGTTACCGGGAGGGTTTCAACGGCGGCCGAACCAATTCGAGGCCGAGTTCACGGAGTTGTTTCGGATCCGCAGGAGCCGGCGCATCGGTCATTAACTCTTCCGCCTGCTGGTTCTTGGGAAAGGCGATCACTTCCCGGATCGTTTCCTGGCCGGCCGCCAGCATGACGACGCGATCGAGGCCGTAGGCGAATCCGCCGTGCGGCGGCGCGCCGTAGCGGAACGCCGTCAGGAGAAAGCCAAAGCGCTTCTCCGCCTCCTCGCGCGAGATCCCCAGACCCTGGAAGACGCGTTGCTGCAACTCCGGGTCGTGGATTCGGATGCTGCCCGAGCCGAGCTCGGTACCGTTCAGCACCAGGTCGTAGCTACGGGCGTGCACCTTGAGCGGGTCGCTGGCTAGGAGCTCGAGGTCCTGGGGCCTTGGCGCGGTGAACGGATGGTGGGCGGCCGTGATCTCGCCGGTTTCCTTGCTGCGCTCGAATAGCGGAAAGTCCGTGACCCAGACAAATTCGAAGACCCCCTCCTTCACCAGGTCCAGCATGCGAGCCGCGGCTTTGCGGACGGCTCCCAGCGAGGCCGACGCCACCTCCACTTGATCGGCCACGGCGACGACCACGTCGCCCAGCTCGGCGTGGGTCGCCTCTTGCAACTGGGTGAGCGCTCGCTCGTCGAAGAACTTCGCGATCGGCGAACGCCAGCCGCCGGCGTCCCGG encodes the following:
- a CDS encoding SigB/SigF/SigG family RNA polymerase sigma factor; translated protein: MPDRVDPPASSRPTVRPNRELVRRLFLQYQKTKDPEVRQQLVELFNNLVIFLAKKFSNRGEPLEDIVQVGYIGLLAAIERFEPQRGLEFSTFATPTIVGEIKRYFRDKSWAVKVPRRLQETMQRADVASQRLQAKLGRQPSVNEIAKELELPPEDVLEAMEASPAQRTIPFESTGPAPKDDDGLQLTERLGREDENLDKVELQDLLDQAMRHLTPRERRIMYLRFVDELPQAEVAKRLGISQMHVSRLQRAAVEQLKREMPVSS
- a CDS encoding ATP-binding protein; amino-acid sequence: MRENRLRHQPATTGHEAPTTSAYVTELKLPAVPDYIVVAKRAAASLGLVVGFSVQEIDDLNIAITQACESACAAAAQQWGSGNGQLKLIFKSRPRRLEVEVRSVPPRAVEQPTVRRTRHEAELDYETIGLNMIRLFVDELRYQVDDQTGSLRMRMVKYLIE